In the genome of Sphaeramia orbicularis chromosome 13, fSphaOr1.1, whole genome shotgun sequence, one region contains:
- the wdfy1 gene encoding WD repeat and FYVE domain-containing protein 1, whose protein sequence is MAAEIHSRPQTARPVLLNKIEGHSDTVNAAVLIPKEDGVITVSEDRTIRVWLKRDSGQYWPSIYHTVSSPCSCMSYHHDSRRIFIGQDNGAVVEFLISEDFNKMNHVKTYPAHQNRVSDMVFSLESEWVVSTGHDKSVSWMCTHSGSMLGRHYFTAWASCLQYDHETQHAFVGDYSGQITLLKLEKQTYSTITTLKGHEGSIGALWWDPVQRLLFSGASDHSVIMWDIGGRKGRTLLLQGHHERVQALRYLQLTRQLLSCSADGGIAVWNMDTQREEAPQWLDSDSCQKCEQPFFWNIKQMWDTKTLGLRQHHCRKCGKAVCGKCSSKRSTFPLMGFEFPVRVCDACFDTIKEEDRTPLATFHEGKHNIAHMDMDPSRGLMVTCGSDRIVKIWDMTQVVGCSLATGFSPR, encoded by the exons ATGGCTGCGGAGATTCATTCGAGGCCCCAGACCGCAAGACCGGTTCTTTTGAATAAGATTGAAGGGCACTCAGACACTGTCAATGCGGCCGTTTTAATACCAAAAGAAGATGGGGTGATCACGGTCAGCGAGGACAG AACCATTCGAGTGTGGCTGAAACGAGACAGTGGTCAGTACTGGCCAAGCATCTACCACACAGTTTCCT CTCCATGCTCTTGCATGTCGTACCACCATGACAGCAGACGCATCTTCATAGGCCAGGACAATGGAGCTGTTGTG GAGTTTCTCATCTCTGAAGATTTCAATAAGATGAACCACGTCAAAACATATCCAg cTCACCAGAACCGTGTGTCAGATATGGTGTTTTCCCTTGAGAGCGAGTGGGTGGTGAGCACTGGCCATGACAAGAGTGTGAGCTGGATGTGCACCCACAGTGGCAGCATGCTGGGAAGACACTACTTCACTGCTTGGGCTTCCTGCCTACA ATACGATCACGAGACGCAGCATGCTTTTGTTGGAGATTACTCTGGACAGATCACGCTGCTGAAGCTGGAGAAGCAAACATACTCCACTATTACCACACTGAAGGGTCATGAAG GCAGTATAGGAGCCCTGTGGTGGGATCCGGTCCAGAGGCTGCTGTTCTCTGGGGCCTCTGATCACAGTGTCATCATGTGGGACATCGGGGGCCGTAAAGGGCGAACGCTACTATTACAGGGACACCA TGAGCGTGTCCAGGCCTTGCGTTACCTCCAGTTGACAAGGCAGTTGTTGTCATGCTCAGCTGACGGAGGCATCGCAGTgtggaacatggacacacaaaGAGAAGAG GCGCCTCAATGGTTAGACAGCGACTCATGTCAGAAGTGTGAGCAGCCTTTCTTCTGGAACATCAAGCAGATGTGGGACACCAAGACCTTGGGTCTCAGACAG CACCACTGCAGGAAGTGTGGCAAAGCTGTTTGTGGAAAATGCAGTTCAAAACGTTCCACGTTCCCACTCATGGGCTTCGAATTCCCTGTGCGAGTGTGTGATGCCTGTTTTGACACCATCAAAGAAGAAGA TCGGACACCGTTGGCCACGTTCCATGAGGGGAAACACAACATCGCTCACATGGACATGGACCCATCCAGAGGCCTGATGGTCACATGTGGAAGCGACCGTATTGTTAAG ATCTGGGATATGACGCAGGTGGTTGGCTGTAGCTTAGCAACAGGCTTCTCTCCGCGCTGA